One Spinacia oleracea cultivar Varoflay chromosome 4, BTI_SOV_V1, whole genome shotgun sequence DNA segment encodes these proteins:
- the LOC110794912 gene encoding amino acid transporter AVT6A isoform X1, translating to MSLMSATAGDRSFRRGPKTPLLPENHYQYDKHYHPHHHGTEHFEGFDGASFSGAVFNLSTTIVGAGIMALPATFKQLGLIPGVTLIILAALLTEFSIDMILRFSKASKSTSYASVAGDSFGVFGRTISQVCIIVNNLGMLVVYLIIIGDVLAGTWTMGLRHRGLMEEWFGQQWWWTSRSILLLLTTCFVIAPLISFKRVDSLRYTSALSVGLAVVFVAITAGVTIVKMLEGTIKMPPLFPELVDQAAFWKLFTTIPILVTAYICHHNVHPIENELTDPSQMKSIVRTSLILCSSVYVATSFFGFLLFGEQTLDDVLANFDGDLGVPYSSLLDDVIRVSYGVHLMLVFPIVFYSLRLNVDGLLFPHAIPIGYDNKRFYSLTACLMGFIFLGANSVPSIWDAFQFTGATATISVGYIFPAAIALRDNHGIATRKDRLISWVMIPLAVLSSTVAILSDIYSFFVTNKGHET from the exons ATGTCGCTAATGTCCGCCACTGCCGGCGACAGAAGTTTCCGGCGGGGCCCCAAAACCCCACTTCTCCCTGAAAATCACTACCAATACGACAAACACTACCATCCCCATCACCACGGTACCGAACACTTCGAGGGCTTCGACGGCGCCTCATTTTCAGGTGCTGTGTTCAATCTCTCCACGACCATCGTCGGCGCAGGAATTATGGCTCTTCCCGCCACTtttaagcagctcggccttatCCCCGGCGTAACCCTAATTATCCTCGCCGCTCTATTGACAGAATTCTCCATCGATATGATTCTTCGATTCAGTAAGGCTTCCAAGTCTACCTCTTACGCATCCGTCGCCGGCGATTCTTTCGGCGTTTTCGGCCGTACAATATCGCAGGTCTGCATTATCGTCAACAACCTCGGCATGCTTGTCGTCTATTTGATCATTATCG GTGATGTGCTGGCAGGAACGTGGACGATGGGATTACGACATAGAGGGTTAATGGAGGAATGGTTTGGACAGCAATGGTGGTGGACCTCACGCTCAATTTTACTTCTTCTTACTACTTGTTTTGTTATTGCGCCTCTCATTTCTTTTAAGCGTGTTG ATTCACTGAGGTATACATCAGCCTTGTCGGTGGGTTTGGCTGTTGTATTTGTCGCAATTACTGCAGGAGTAACGATTGTAAAGATGTTGGAGGGAACCATAAAAATGCCTCCCCTGTTTCCTGAACTAGTGGACCAAGCAGCATTCTGGAAGCTCTTTACAACTATTCCAATTCTAGTTACCGCGTATATTTGCCACCACAATG TGCATCCCATTGAGAACGAACTTACAGACCCCTCCCAGATGAAGTCAATTGTTAGGACGTCACTCATATTGTGCTCCTCGGTTTATGTTGCCACAAGCTTTTTTGGGTTTCTTTTGTTTGGGGAACAAACACTGGATGATGTGCTTGCAAATTTTGATGGAGACCTTGGGGTTCCATATAGTTCACTGCTAGATGATGTGATAAGAGTCAGTTACGGTGTCCACTTGATGCTTGTGTTCCCTATTGTATTCTACTCCCTTCGCCTCAATGTGGACGGACTACTCTTTCCACATGCCATACCCATAGGATATGATAATAAGAGATTCTACTCACTGACTGCATGCCTTATGGGCTTCATATTTCTGGGGGCCAACTCTGTGCCCAGCATCTGGGATGCATTCCAGTTCACAGGTGCTACTGCTACTATATCTGTTGGATACATCTTTCCGGCTGCAATTGCCCTAAG AGATAACCATGGCATTGCAACAAGGAAAGATAGATTAATTTCATGGGTAATGATTCCATTAGCTGTGTTATCAAGTACTGTGGCCATTCTAAGTGACATTTATAGCTTTTTTGTTACCAACAAAGGACATGAAACTTGA
- the LOC110794912 gene encoding amino acid transporter AVT6A isoform X2, producing the protein MSLMSATAGDRSFRRGPKTPLLPENHYQYDKHYHPHHHGTEHFEGFDGASFSGAVFNLSTTIVGAGIMALPATFKQLGLIPGVTLIILAALLTEFSIDMILRFSKASKSTSYASVAGDSFGVFGRTISQVCIIVNNLGMLVVYLIIIGDVLAGTWTMGLRHRGLMEEWFGQQWWWTSRSILLLLTTCFVIAPLISFKRVDSLRYTSALSVGLAVVFVAITAGVTIVKMLEGTIKMPPLFPELVDQAAFWKLFTTIPILVTAYICHHNVHPIENELTDPSQMKSIVRTSLILCSSVYVATSFFGFLLFGEQTLDDVLANFDGDLGVPYSSLLDDVIRVSYGVHLMLVFPIVFYSLRLNVDGLLFPHAIPIGYDNKRFYSLTACLMGFIFLGANSVPSIWDAFQFTGATATISVGYIFPAAIALSCTRA; encoded by the exons ATGTCGCTAATGTCCGCCACTGCCGGCGACAGAAGTTTCCGGCGGGGCCCCAAAACCCCACTTCTCCCTGAAAATCACTACCAATACGACAAACACTACCATCCCCATCACCACGGTACCGAACACTTCGAGGGCTTCGACGGCGCCTCATTTTCAGGTGCTGTGTTCAATCTCTCCACGACCATCGTCGGCGCAGGAATTATGGCTCTTCCCGCCACTtttaagcagctcggccttatCCCCGGCGTAACCCTAATTATCCTCGCCGCTCTATTGACAGAATTCTCCATCGATATGATTCTTCGATTCAGTAAGGCTTCCAAGTCTACCTCTTACGCATCCGTCGCCGGCGATTCTTTCGGCGTTTTCGGCCGTACAATATCGCAGGTCTGCATTATCGTCAACAACCTCGGCATGCTTGTCGTCTATTTGATCATTATCG GTGATGTGCTGGCAGGAACGTGGACGATGGGATTACGACATAGAGGGTTAATGGAGGAATGGTTTGGACAGCAATGGTGGTGGACCTCACGCTCAATTTTACTTCTTCTTACTACTTGTTTTGTTATTGCGCCTCTCATTTCTTTTAAGCGTGTTG ATTCACTGAGGTATACATCAGCCTTGTCGGTGGGTTTGGCTGTTGTATTTGTCGCAATTACTGCAGGAGTAACGATTGTAAAGATGTTGGAGGGAACCATAAAAATGCCTCCCCTGTTTCCTGAACTAGTGGACCAAGCAGCATTCTGGAAGCTCTTTACAACTATTCCAATTCTAGTTACCGCGTATATTTGCCACCACAATG TGCATCCCATTGAGAACGAACTTACAGACCCCTCCCAGATGAAGTCAATTGTTAGGACGTCACTCATATTGTGCTCCTCGGTTTATGTTGCCACAAGCTTTTTTGGGTTTCTTTTGTTTGGGGAACAAACACTGGATGATGTGCTTGCAAATTTTGATGGAGACCTTGGGGTTCCATATAGTTCACTGCTAGATGATGTGATAAGAGTCAGTTACGGTGTCCACTTGATGCTTGTGTTCCCTATTGTATTCTACTCCCTTCGCCTCAATGTGGACGGACTACTCTTTCCACATGCCATACCCATAGGATATGATAATAAGAGATTCTACTCACTGACTGCATGCCTTATGGGCTTCATATTTCTGGGGGCCAACTCTGTGCCCAGCATCTGGGATGCATTCCAGTTCACAGGTGCTACTGCTACTATATCTGTTGGATACATCTTTCCGGCTGCAATTGCCCTAAG TTGTACCCGTGCTTGA